The DNA window AGAAACCGGCGAAAGCGATGTCACCATTCACCGTCAATGTTTCCAAGCACGCGATGAAGTTTCTATCTTCTTCTCTCCAGGTCGTCACATTGATGTGTTCCGCCAAAAAGCTGAAGCGGCTGGTAAAGCTCTGCCAATTACCGTGAACATCGGTCTTGATCCAGCGGTGTACGTTTCTGCTTGTTTTGAGCCACCAGTGACACCACTTGGCTTTAACGAATTGGAAATTGCGGGCGCATTCCGTAATCGTCCTGTCGAATTGGTCAACGCAAAAACCGTCAATACCAAAGCCATTGCTCACGCAGAAATCGTGATTGAAGGTGAAATTCTACCTAATTACCGCGTGGTGGAAGACCAAAACAGCCACACCGGCAAAGCGATGCCTGAATTCCCAGGATACACTGGTGGTGCAAACCCTAGCCTTCCTGTAATTAAAGTGAAATCCGTTACTACTCGCACTAACCCAATCACTCAAACCTGTATCGGTTGTAGTGAAGAGCACGTAAGCCTTGCGGGTATCTGTACTGAAGCCAGCATTCTTTCAATGACAGAGCGTGCTATGCCAGGTCGCGTGCAAAACGTTTATGCGCACTCGTCAGGCGGCGGTAAATTGATGGCAGTAATGCAATTTAAAAAGCTGTCACCTAAAGATGAAGGTCGCCAACGTCAAGCTGCTTTAGTCGCGTTTGGTGCCTTCCCTGAGCTGAAAAACCTCATCATCGTTGGCGAAGATGTCGATATCTTTGATAGTAACGATGTGATGTGGGCGTTAAATACACGTCACCAAGCAGATGTCGATACCATTGTTATCCCCGGGGCAAGTACGCACGTATTGGATCCATCTCAAATGCCTGACATGAGTCCTTCTATCAAAGGCCGCGGTATCTCTTGTAAAACCATTTACGACTGTACTGTTCCTTTTGAATTGAAAGACACGCGTTTCCAACGTTCACAATTTATGGAAGTTGATTACCAACGCTTCCTTCCTAAAAACTAATTTAAGGGTATCTCCATGATTGGTCCATTTATTAACGGCGCTGCAGTAATTATCGGCGGTGCTGGTGGTAGCTTTCTTGGCAGTAAAGTCAGTGAACGTGTACGTAATGGATTGCCTTTAATTTTCGGTCTAGCCTCTATGGGGCTAGGCCTGGCAATGACCGGACGTGTACAAAACTTATCGGCCGTTATCCTCTCTATTCTTATCGGTTCTATTTTTGGCGAAGTGATCAATCTGGAAAACCATATCCAGACTATCGCTGGTAAGGTGAAAAACTTTATGGGTCGCTTTGGCAGCCCTGCAGGTCATAACCTAACTCAAGAACAGTACATGGAAAAATTCATCGCCATTTTGGTGCTCCTGTGTGCAAGTGGCACTGGCGTATTTGGTTCGATGAACGAAGGGATGACTGGCGATCCAACCATGCTGATCATCAAAGCATTCTTGGATCTATGTACTGCGGGTATCTTCGCAATTTCCCTCGGTTTACCCGTTGCAGT is part of the Vibrio porteresiae DSM 19223 genome and encodes:
- a CDS encoding UbiD family decarboxylase, translated to MKKYTEQDYAQAREEIVDLRSAIKFLSKYEGQVLETDVEVDPVGELSGVYRHIGAAGTTMRPTKEGPMMMFNNVKGFDNKPVAIGVLASRSRTALLLGHEPEYLGHAMMKAANNPVKPVLVQDAPCQEVVYYADDPDFDIRKIIPAPTNTVEDAGPYVTLGLVYAEDPETGESDVTIHRQCFQARDEVSIFFSPGRHIDVFRQKAEAAGKALPITVNIGLDPAVYVSACFEPPVTPLGFNELEIAGAFRNRPVELVNAKTVNTKAIAHAEIVIEGEILPNYRVVEDQNSHTGKAMPEFPGYTGGANPSLPVIKVKSVTTRTNPITQTCIGCSEEHVSLAGICTEASILSMTERAMPGRVQNVYAHSSGGGKLMAVMQFKKLSPKDEGRQRQAALVAFGAFPELKNLIIVGEDVDIFDSNDVMWALNTRHQADVDTIVIPGASTHVLDPSQMPDMSPSIKGRGISCKTIYDCTVPFELKDTRFQRSQFMEVDYQRFLPKN
- a CDS encoding DUF554 domain-containing protein is translated as MIGPFINGAAVIIGGAGGSFLGSKVSERVRNGLPLIFGLASMGLGLAMTGRVQNLSAVILSILIGSIFGEVINLENHIQTIAGKVKNFMGRFGSPAGHNLTQEQYMEKFIAILVLLCASGTGVFGSMNEGMTGDPTMLIIKAFLDLCTAGIFAISLGLPVAVLAIPQFIIQAILYFAAASIMPLTTPMMIADFSAVGGLIMFATGFRIAGIKSFAIANMLPALFIAMPISHYWVAIVGH